From Acidovorax sp. FHTAMBA, one genomic window encodes:
- the fliM gene encoding flagellar motor switch protein FliM encodes MSDSFLSQEEVDALLEGVTGESQKSVEEVAEAGSVRNYDISSQERIVRGRMPTMEIVNERFARNFRIGLFNFIRRSPEISVGTVSVQRYSAFLRELAVPTNFNIVAIRPLRGSGLIVCEPSLVFGIIDTLYGGVGKFQTRIEGRDFSPTEQRVINRMVDVICAEYKKAWQGIYPLELEYQRSEMQPQFANIATPSEIVVSTAFQLEIGDLSGAIHICMPYATLEPIRDVLYSSTQGDSIEVDRRWVRVLTREIQAAEVTLVAELARADATVEQLLAMKPGDFIELDREPRIRASIGGVPIFECQYGTHNSKYAIRIEECLRNADMSWLGEKDVN; translated from the coding sequence ATGAGTGATTCATTTCTTTCCCAGGAAGAAGTCGATGCCCTCCTGGAGGGTGTGACGGGCGAGAGCCAGAAATCTGTCGAGGAAGTGGCGGAGGCGGGTTCGGTACGCAACTATGACATTTCCAGCCAGGAACGCATCGTCCGTGGGCGCATGCCGACCATGGAAATCGTCAACGAGCGGTTTGCGCGCAATTTCCGGATCGGGCTTTTCAACTTTATCCGACGCAGCCCCGAAATTTCGGTGGGGACTGTGTCTGTGCAGCGCTATAGCGCCTTTCTGCGCGAGCTGGCGGTGCCTACGAACTTCAACATTGTGGCCATTCGCCCGCTGCGCGGCAGCGGACTGATCGTGTGCGAACCCTCGTTGGTGTTCGGCATCATCGACACCCTGTATGGCGGAGTCGGAAAATTCCAGACGCGAATTGAAGGGCGGGATTTCTCGCCCACGGAGCAAAGGGTCATCAACCGCATGGTGGATGTCATCTGCGCCGAATACAAAAAAGCGTGGCAAGGGATCTACCCGCTGGAACTCGAGTACCAGCGCTCGGAGATGCAACCCCAGTTTGCCAACATCGCCACACCCAGCGAGATTGTGGTTTCCACCGCGTTTCAACTCGAAATCGGCGATCTGTCGGGTGCTATCCACATCTGCATGCCGTATGCGACGCTGGAACCCATTCGTGATGTGCTGTATTCGTCCACCCAGGGCGATTCCATTGAGGTGGACCGGCGCTGGGTCCGCGTGCTCACCCGTGAGATCCAGGCTGCTGAAGTGACTCTGGTGGCCGAGCTTGCGCGCGCTGATGCTACCGTGGAGCAATTGCTGGCCATGAAGCCCGGCGACTTCATCGAACTTGACCGCGAGCCCCGGATTCGCGCCTCGATCGGAGGGGTCCCCATTTTTGAATGCCAGTACGGAACGCACAATTCCAAGTACGCCATTCGTATCGAAGAATGCCTGCGCAATGCCGACATGAGCTGGCTGGGAGAAAAAGATGTCAACTGA
- a CDS encoding flagellar biosynthetic protein FliO translates to MTQTLVVVVLFVGAMALLPWLVRRLQQRQAAGGAGVGGASKVLSAVAVGPHQRVVTVEVGPEHARTWLVLGVTAQQVSCLHVLPASPSGASLAVPKLDTAPSFAQEIASAVGAPGSRANG, encoded by the coding sequence ATGACCCAGACCTTGGTCGTCGTGGTCCTGTTTGTGGGGGCCATGGCTCTGCTGCCATGGCTCGTTCGCCGCTTGCAGCAGCGTCAGGCAGCAGGTGGTGCGGGAGTGGGGGGAGCGTCCAAGGTTTTGTCTGCGGTGGCGGTGGGCCCGCACCAGCGCGTGGTGACGGTGGAGGTGGGGCCTGAGCACGCGCGCACATGGCTGGTATTGGGCGTTACGGCACAGCAGGTCAGTTGTCTGCATGTGCTGCCTGCAAGTCCTTCAGGTGCTTCGCTTGCAGTGCCCAAATTGGATACTGCACCTTCTTTTGCGCAGGAGATCGCCTCTGCTGTGGGGGCCCCAGGAAGCCGTGCCAATGGGTGA
- a CDS encoding flagellar basal body-associated FliL family protein translates to MSANTPAAAPAKSKKMLIIVVGIVLAVLVIGGGAAAWLISSRAQADDEDGAPARKEAVKVVPTFLPMENMVVNLADPGGDRFAQVGITLELEDAKTADQVKPYLPAIRSGILMLISQRTSTELLQREGKEKLATDILREVSRPLGYAVPAQRAPAAADDADDDAQDRPSHRRAERNPVRRVLFSSFIIQ, encoded by the coding sequence GTGTCAGCCAATACCCCCGCAGCGGCCCCGGCCAAGAGCAAGAAGATGCTCATCATCGTCGTCGGCATTGTGCTGGCAGTGCTGGTGATCGGCGGCGGCGCAGCGGCGTGGCTCATTTCCAGCCGCGCTCAGGCGGACGACGAGGATGGGGCCCCGGCACGCAAAGAGGCGGTGAAGGTGGTTCCTACCTTCCTGCCGATGGAAAACATGGTGGTGAATCTGGCGGACCCTGGCGGTGACCGGTTTGCACAGGTAGGAATCACCCTGGAGCTGGAAGATGCAAAGACGGCCGATCAGGTCAAGCCGTATCTGCCGGCGATACGCAGCGGCATACTGATGCTGATTTCCCAGCGCACTTCCACCGAACTTCTGCAGAGGGAGGGGAAGGAGAAACTGGCGACCGACATCCTCAGGGAGGTGTCCCGCCCCTTGGGTTACGCAGTCCCTGCGCAGCGCGCACCCGCCGCTGCCGATGATGCGGACGATGACGCGCAAGATCGCCCGTCGCATCGGCGCGCAGAGCGCAACCCGGTGCGCCGTGTGCTTTTTTCAAGCTTCATCATTCAGTGA
- a CDS encoding flagellar hook-length control protein FliK, translating to MLAALGDMTEGQDGGAPFDQAGSAGDPNLLAPTDAAKEALEVSELAAWQGLLAPAVAAAPQPVDVAGAGAQGALGIQMGGELATAMLNGANVLPGGLVAETAMLDTSADLRPGALQSGGTAFGRTFSRLHNALTQKADVVESSSARSQSSVASLASASPQAGSAAAFQALGAPAAAGSTAMGTPSRVAGEVPGLEAGGAIATGTEQLLSSGGDARQAGGAFGGSSSGEGRFATVAALDSGSAAAPVEPGALDGATMYAESAPAGAEEQIAEQVAYWVNQKTQNAELSINRDGQPVEVLVSLSGNEAHVTFRSDQLQTRELLDRSMEQLRELLQNEGLVLSGMSVSTSGGQHPSPKDTERQGQREGSRQAQVAVSAPAGSASVPRGHASDRAIDVFV from the coding sequence TTGTTGGCTGCGCTGGGCGACATGACCGAGGGTCAGGATGGCGGCGCTCCGTTTGACCAGGCCGGTAGTGCCGGCGACCCGAATTTGTTGGCCCCGACCGATGCAGCGAAAGAGGCCTTGGAGGTTTCGGAGCTGGCCGCATGGCAGGGCCTTTTGGCGCCCGCGGTGGCAGCTGCACCGCAACCAGTTGACGTGGCTGGTGCTGGTGCGCAGGGCGCCTTGGGTATCCAGATGGGCGGAGAACTTGCCACCGCCATGCTGAACGGCGCGAATGTTTTGCCCGGCGGGCTCGTGGCTGAAACGGCGATGCTGGATACCTCCGCTGACCTGAGGCCGGGGGCGCTGCAAAGCGGGGGCACGGCCTTTGGCCGGACATTTTCCCGCTTGCACAATGCGTTGACCCAGAAGGCAGATGTCGTCGAATCGTCTTCTGCGCGTTCCCAGAGCAGCGTTGCGAGCCTGGCGTCGGCGAGCCCTCAGGCTGGATCGGCCGCGGCCTTTCAGGCGCTGGGCGCTCCGGCTGCAGCTGGTTCAACGGCCATGGGCACCCCGAGCCGTGTGGCAGGAGAAGTACCCGGGTTGGAAGCGGGTGGCGCTATCGCTACGGGGACAGAGCAACTGCTGTCATCTGGGGGGGATGCCCGCCAGGCTGGCGGGGCTTTTGGCGGCAGCAGCTCGGGGGAGGGCCGCTTTGCCACGGTAGCTGCGCTGGATAGCGGCAGTGCCGCAGCTCCGGTGGAACCGGGCGCACTGGATGGGGCCACGATGTATGCCGAGTCCGCCCCTGCGGGAGCCGAAGAGCAGATTGCCGAGCAGGTGGCGTACTGGGTGAATCAGAAGACACAGAACGCGGAACTATCGATCAACCGGGACGGGCAGCCGGTGGAGGTTCTGGTTTCCCTGTCCGGCAACGAGGCGCATGTGACGTTCCGCAGTGATCAACTGCAGACCCGTGAGCTGCTGGACCGCAGCATGGAGCAGTTGCGCGAATTGCTCCAGAATGAAGGACTCGTCCTTTCGGGCATGTCGGTCAGCACATCGGGAGGCCAGCACCCAAGCCCGAAAGACACCGAGCGCCAGGGACAGCGCGAGGGCTCCCGACAGGCGCAGGTGGCCGTCTCGGCTCCTGCCGGTTCGGCCTCCGTGCCACGTGGACATGCATCAGACCGCGCAATTGACGTTTTCGTGTGA
- the fliN gene encoding flagellar motor switch protein FliN — protein sequence MSTEEDNKDAGADDPFAGWAEALEEQKRTDEKPGDAEQGGPLSGEPVRPFSGGSDGTVNDINMVLDIPVQLSVELGRTKVPIKYILQLAQGSVVELDALAGEPMDVLVNGYLIAQGEVVVVNDKFGIRLTDVVTPSERLRRVSRG from the coding sequence ATGTCAACTGAAGAAGATAACAAGGATGCCGGCGCGGATGACCCGTTTGCAGGTTGGGCTGAGGCTCTGGAGGAGCAAAAACGCACCGACGAGAAGCCTGGCGATGCGGAGCAGGGCGGGCCGCTGTCCGGCGAGCCCGTACGACCTTTCTCTGGCGGGAGTGACGGAACGGTCAACGACATCAATATGGTGCTGGACATTCCCGTCCAGTTGTCCGTGGAGCTGGGACGCACCAAGGTGCCGATCAAATACATCCTTCAACTGGCCCAGGGCTCTGTGGTCGAGCTGGACGCGCTTGCGGGGGAGCCCATGGACGTTCTGGTGAACGGATATCTCATTGCCCAAGGTGAGGTGGTGGTGGTGAACGACAAATTTGGTATTCGCCTCACCGATGTGGTCACGCCCTCGGAGCGCCTGCGGCGGGTCAGCCGTGGATAG
- the fliP gene encoding flagellar type III secretion system pore protein FliP (The bacterial flagellar biogenesis protein FliP forms a type III secretion system (T3SS)-type pore required for flagellar assembly.), with product MGEWMLIRRWALLGVLAAVGFTAHGPAIAQASGGTLPLVVGSGPSGNSYSVPIQTLLFFTALSFLPAVLLMMTGFTRIVIVLSLLRQALGTQSAPPNQVIIGLSLFLTFFVMGPTLDRVYQDAYVPYTNNAISFEEALDKAEAPMRSFMLKQTRQSDFALFSRLARLDASVTAETAPLRVLVPAFVTSELKSAFQIGFMIFIPFLVIDMVVSSILMSLGMMMLSPVLVALPFKLMLFVLADGWNLLIGSLAASFVP from the coding sequence ATGGGTGAATGGATGCTCATCCGTCGTTGGGCGTTGCTGGGGGTGCTGGCTGCTGTTGGCTTCACCGCGCATGGGCCCGCTATCGCGCAGGCCTCGGGGGGGACCCTGCCACTGGTGGTGGGGAGCGGGCCTTCGGGCAACAGCTATTCGGTGCCTATCCAGACGCTGCTGTTTTTCACGGCGCTTTCTTTCCTCCCGGCAGTGCTGCTCATGATGACGGGCTTTACCCGCATCGTGATTGTTTTGTCCTTGTTGCGCCAGGCGCTGGGCACCCAGTCAGCGCCCCCCAATCAGGTCATCATCGGGCTGTCGCTGTTTCTCACTTTTTTTGTGATGGGCCCGACCCTGGACCGTGTGTACCAGGATGCGTATGTGCCTTACACCAACAACGCCATCAGTTTTGAAGAGGCGCTGGACAAGGCCGAGGCGCCGATGCGCAGCTTCATGCTCAAGCAGACCCGCCAATCGGACTTTGCACTCTTCTCCAGACTGGCCCGGCTGGATGCCAGTGTGACTGCGGAAACCGCACCCCTGAGGGTTCTGGTGCCTGCATTTGTCACGAGCGAGCTGAAGTCTGCATTTCAGATCGGCTTCATGATTTTCATTCCGTTTCTGGTGATCGACATGGTGGTGTCGAGCATTCTCATGTCGCTGGGCATGATGATGTTGTCTCCTGTGCTGGTGGCACTTCCGTTCAAACTCATGCTTTTTGTGCTGGCAGACGGCTGGAATTTGTTGATCGGCTCGCTGGCGGCCAGTTTTGTACCCTGA